The DNA sequence ACAAATTAGGAAATCGAATTTATTGGACTTTTCTCACGACACgcaattttctacttttattaCATTCCCAACATGATCTTTGGGCATACGCATAAATTAGGTGTGTAGTGttctaattttcaaaagtgGGGTAATTAAGTTTCACAAAATTGCAAGTTTTTGCATAAttccacataaaataaaattcaaattgtcaaataaaatttttatccaATAATTCAACCGAATAATAACGAACCCTAATGCACCAACGAAATTCAAAgtctttttttcaattttgtttactGATCTGAgacaaatttaaaacaaaatacttcaACAGCTCATGTGCATAAATTTTACATGAACAAAGATAGAATGCATGTCAAGTACAACTACTACACAAATGATAGAAACTTAGGAGAAGTGCAGGTGCAAGATCAAACACCAGTTCAATTAGGCATACGATGATACAATTGGTCGGACTAATCACGGTCAGCATCTTCAATCTCTTCATCCTCAGGCACACCGCGAAGATACAGAACATTATTGCATCTGCACAAGATGGCCCAAAAAGATTTCATCAGCTAACCATATTTCTCTGAACTACTATTGCTTTTTAAAGCCCAGCCGTGGCAAATGCTTGTGTGAGAAGATAAGAGACACGGTATTCTATGATGTATATTCTATGAAAAGCGAGAAGGAATAGTAGTTATCCTTTTCGTTTGGAGTATATTAATCTAGTTTCATCGAAAAATGCTGTATGTACTTAAGAACTTAGAAGGTGATTGGAGAGGATGAATGAAACCTGATCAAGATTTCTCCAAGGCTTCCAGTGCACTGCCCATCAATGTATTCCTCAGCATTTGCAAGCTacaaaaacatataattgAGCATTAAACAGCTATTTGTCAAACAATTTTGACAGCTTTAAGGTAAATCACTCAATGGGATAATATACTATCAGGCTATAACCAACAGATTCCACCCTTTTTCAGTTTCTCTCGTTcaataaaaaacatataatgCTTGCATAACATAAGTTTATAACAGTGAAGCTTCAAATTTTTCATGGAATAAATGTAAGCAGAAACTAGCCCAACAAAATTCACATTCATTTAGATGGGGAGTGAATTTATGCAGGGAATTACTAATTGTCTGGTGAGAAAGGAAGATCCCACTTCCCACTGCAGAAACATTCcacacaacaaaacagaacATACATTTTCATGACAGAGTATAACCTACAAGCTAGGTAATTGTCATACTTCTCATCATATCCAAATCCGTATCAAGTACTGTTGTTGTGAGTTAATATTTGTAGCAAATTATAAGTTGACGTTTTAATACAGTACTAGGTACCTGCAAGTTCATGTATGAATCCACAGAGACGAGGAAACCTGGAAGACAAacagaaatagaaaattattcTTCTCAGTGATATAAGAATGCAGAATATTCAATATACGAAGGAGAAAAGATAAGAGTAATGAAGAGGTATTCATATTATCAGAAAAATCAATCCTAAAACTTTAGTAACCTTTGTATTCCATTCCCCATTTGAGTTTGACCATGACAGGCTTCCCAGTCAAATTGTTCAAGAAAGGCTTGGGGTTAACAGGTACAGTCTGCAAGCAACAACCAAAAATATTTCAGAACAGGAAACTTATCATTATGCCCATACCACAGATATA is a window from the Salvia hispanica cultivar TCC Black 2014 chromosome 1, UniMelb_Shisp_WGS_1.0, whole genome shotgun sequence genome containing:
- the LOC125209978 gene encoding probable small nuclear ribonucleoprotein F isoform X1 yields the protein MATVPVNPKPFLNNLTGKPVMVKLKWGMEYKGFLVSVDSYMNLQLANAEEYIDGQCTGSLGEILIRCNNVLYLRGVPEDEEIEDADRD
- the LOC125209978 gene encoding probable small nuclear ribonucleoprotein F isoform X2, which produces MVKLKWGMEYKGFLVSVDSYMNLQLANAEEYIDGQCTGSLGEILIRCNNVLYLRGVPEDEEIEDADRD